In Oryza brachyantha chromosome 2, ObraRS2, whole genome shotgun sequence, a single window of DNA contains:
- the LOC102722094 gene encoding lysM domain receptor-like kinase 3 translates to MVALWKRKPKPEPEPEKEKEKDRRMCKTKSSVATAASVSSMAASASTATAATTPRKHQRSPRTTANYSTSSAAPSTSSSSAASLQALRDSLPDLPLLLTFHELAAATANFSSSHRLTPAGNSSSSSFSCSLRGHSAAVFRRPLRRDPAHVSARLAVLGHCHHAAIARLLGAAASPDGSLFLAYELLHDASPLSALLRNPNNPSFTPLASWQSRLKIAADLCDALHYVHLQADTVHNRLSASTVLVCGEGPHLRAKIAHFGAADLAGELPESDKTDQGSSGEGHRRTGSRGRRIEGTRGYMAPELIAGGAPSRRSDVYALGVVLLELVSGQEPVKYEYNKATGEYERTSLIESAEAAAAEGGGEAMRRWVDRRLRDSFPVDAAEALTTLALRCVAKDRAARPEMSWVAAKVSKLFLEAQDWADKFRVPTDISISIAPR, encoded by the coding sequence cgtcgccaccgccgcctccgtctccTCCATGGCCGCATcggcctccaccgccaccgcggccACCACCCCAAGAAAGCACCAGAGGTCGCCGCGCACCACCGCCAACtactccacctcctccgccgccccctccacctcctcctcctccgccgcctccctccagGCCCTCCGCGACTCCCTCCCTGACCTCCCGCTCCTCCTCACCTTccacgagctcgccgccgccaccgccaacttctcctcctcccaccgccTCACCCCCGCGGGTAattcctcctcgtcgtccttcAGCTGCTCCCTCCGCGGCcactccgccgccgtcttccgcCGCCCGCTCCGCCGCGACCCGGCCCACGTCTCTGCCCGCCTCGCCGTTCTTGGCCACTGCCACCACGCCGCCATCGcccgcctcctcggcgccgccgcgtcgcccgacGGCTCCCTCTTCCTCGCCTACGAGCTCCTCCACGACGCGTCCCCGCTGTCCGCGCTGCTCCGCAACCCGAACAACCCAAGCTTCACCCCGCTCGCGTCGTGGCAGTCCCGGCTCAAGATCGCCGCCGACCTCTGCGACGCGCTCCACTACGTCCACCTCCAGGCCGACACCGTCCACAACCGCCTCTCCGCCTCCACCGTCCTCGTCTGCGGCGAAGGCCCGCACCTCCGCGCCAAGATCGCCCACTTCGGCGCCGCCGATCTCGCAGGCGAGCTCCCGGAAAGCGACAAGACGGACCAGGGTTCATCCGGCGAGGGCCACCGCCGCACGGGAAGCCGGGGGAGGCGGATCGAGGGCACGCGAGGGTACATGGCGCCGGAGCTGATCGCCGGTGGAgcgccgtcgcggcggtcGGACGTGTACGCGCTCGGCGTGGTGCTGCTTGAGCTGGTGTCCGGGCAGGAGCCGGTGAAGTACGAGTACAACAAGGCGACGGGGGAGTACGAGAGGACGTCGCTGATCGAGAGcgcggaggccgcggcggcggagggcggaggggaggcgatGCGGCGGTGGGTGGACCGGAGGCTCAGGGACTCGTTCCCCGTggacgcggcggaggcgctgaCAACGCTGGCGCTCCGGTGCGTGGCCAAGGaccgcgcggcgcggccggagATGTCGTGGGTCGCCGCCAAGGTGTCCAAGCTCTTCCTGGAGGCGCAGGACTGGGCCGACAAGTTCCGCGTCCCCACCgacatctccatctccattgCCCCCAGGTGA